In the Acidovorax sp. A79 genome, one interval contains:
- a CDS encoding 3-hydroxybutyryl-CoA dehydrogenase produces MTIRTVGIIGAGTMGNGIAQACAVSGIDVVMVDISDAAVQKGLATVSGSLDRLIKKDKITAADKDAALARIKVSTSYDDLKAAQLVIEAATENYELKLKILKQVDALVAPEVLIASNTSSISITKLAAATSRADRFIGMHFFNPVPMMALVEIIRGLQTSDATHDAVKALAEALGKSPITVKNAPGFVVNRILVPMINEAFFVLAEGLATPEDIDAGMKLGCNQPIGPLALADMIGLDVCLAVMDVYLTEFGDSKYRPCPLLKEMVAAGRLGRKTGQGVYTY; encoded by the coding sequence ATGACGATTCGAACGGTTGGCATCATCGGCGCGGGCACCATGGGCAATGGCATTGCACAGGCCTGCGCGGTCTCGGGCATCGACGTGGTGATGGTCGACATCTCCGATGCCGCGGTGCAAAAAGGCCTGGCCACGGTGTCGGGCAGCCTGGACCGCCTGATCAAGAAGGACAAGATCACGGCGGCCGACAAGGACGCGGCGCTGGCGCGCATCAAGGTCTCCACCAGCTACGACGACCTCAAGGCCGCGCAGCTCGTGATCGAGGCCGCCACCGAGAACTACGAGCTCAAGCTCAAGATCCTCAAGCAGGTGGATGCGCTGGTCGCGCCCGAGGTGCTGATCGCCTCGAACACCTCCTCGATCTCCATCACCAAGCTGGCCGCCGCCACGTCGCGTGCCGACCGCTTCATCGGCATGCACTTCTTCAACCCCGTGCCCATGATGGCGCTGGTGGAGATCATCCGCGGCCTGCAGACCAGCGATGCCACGCACGACGCCGTGAAGGCCCTGGCCGAAGCCCTGGGCAAGAGCCCCATCACCGTGAAGAACGCACCCGGCTTCGTGGTCAACCGCATCCTGGTGCCGATGATCAATGAAGCCTTCTTCGTCCTGGCCGAGGGCCTGGCCACGCCCGAGGACATCGACGCGGGCATGAAGCTCGGCTGCAACCAGCCCATCGGCCCGCTGGCGCTGGCCGACATGATCGGCCTGGACGTGTGCCTGGCCGTGATGGACGTGTACCTGACCGAGTTCGGCGACAGCAAGTACCGCCCCTGCCCGCTGCTCAAGGAAATGGTGGCGGCCGGCCGCCTGGGCCGCAAGACCGGCCAGGGCGTTTACACCTACTGA